The genomic DNA TAACAATTTTAAAGATAATTTTGATACTCTGATACTTCCGGTCAGTAAAAACCGTAAGATTAATTCCCATAATAAGGAACTGGACAAGAAAATTAATAAATATATTGAACTTTATTCTTTTTCTTATTCTGATGATAAATTTCTTTCTTTCGATTTGGAAGCAGATAATAAGCTAAAACAGATTGTTTTGGTTAATATCGACCTTCCAGATAAACTTCAGATTCGAGATACATTATTCAATGTATTTGGTAAAATTTCCGAAAAATCAAAAAATATACTTTTTATTAATTCTGATTTATTTTTTGATGAATATATTATAACAGAAATTTTCATATTAAGATACTATAAATTTATAAAATATATAGAAAATTCTAAAAAACATAAACATCATTTATTTATCTTAACCAATAAAGATATTGACCTCACTGAAACCATAGAACTTGCAAATTCTGTTAATACCGCTAGAGATTTAGTTAATGAACCTTCTAATGTACTTTATCCTGAAACTTTAGCCGAATCAGCTTTATCACTCGGAGAAAAATACGGTTTTGAAGTCGAAGTATTAAATAAGAAAGATATTAAAAAGCTGAAAATGGAATGCTTTTTAAAAGTAGGCGAAGGATCTGACAAAGAACCAAAGCTTATTATTCTTCGCTACCACGGCAACAAAAAAGATAAAAATAAAATCGGGCTGATTGGTAAAGGCGTTACATTTGACAGCGGCGGTCTGTCGTTAAAACCTTCTGACAGCATGATCGAAATGAAATCCGACATGGCTGGTGCTGCAGCTGTTATTTCTGCTGTTTGTACCGCTTCAAAAATGAAGATAAAGAAAAACATTATCGGTGTCATACCCGCCTGTGAAAATATGATTAACGGTTCTTCATATAAACTTGGCGATATAATTAAATCAATGAATGGCAAGACTGTAGAAATACACAATACTGATGCTGAAGGACGTCTTACTATTATTGATGCTGTTACTTATGCGATCCGTCATGAAAAAGTAACACATATACTAGATATCGCAACTTTAACGGGTGCATGTATGGTTGCACTCGGTACTGATATTACTGGTGTTGTTACCAACGACGGTAATATGCTGAAAGTCTTGAAAAAGGCCTCTGAAATTTCAGGTGAGCTCATTTGGGAACTTCCTAATCATAGTACCTATAAAGAAAGTTTAAAATCACCCAATGCAGATCTTAAAAATGTAGGAACAAGATGGGGCGGTGCTATTATAGCCGGTCAGTTTATAGAGGAATTCGTAGAGAAACTTCCGTGGCTGCACCTTGACATTGCAGGCCCTGCTTTTATTGAAAGTAAGTCTAAATTCGGCAGTGCAGGCGGAACAGGAGCCGGTACCAGATTATTATATGAATTTATAAAAAACTTTTGATCACAATATGGAAGAGCTGTTTATTTAGAACAGCTTTTTTAATTTTGTCAGAATCTTTGTTTTATTTCTTCCTTTGATTTCAAAATTTTATTCCGCTTTCTGATATATTTCTGTTTCATTTTTGACTTCACAAAGTTTAAAATTTTTCACAGTTTCCGCTTTATTAATTAATTAATTAATTTAGATATTTAAAAAATTTTATCTCTAAATTTTCTAATAAAAATTAACATTTAAAATAGTAAATTCCGAGTTATTTTTATTATTCACAAGTATTTGTTGACATATTATTATATAAAACAGATTCTAAGATCTTATTTTATGCTAAAATACTTACACTCGTCTTTATTCATATAATTGGAATCCAAAAAGTTAAAGTATTGGTAACTGATATTATTTTTTTATGATTTTCCATCTAAAATGAATTAAATTGAAATATGTGAAAAGTGTTGAAAATTGTCAAATAAATAACCGATAAGTAATATGATTGTGATAAACTTTCCCTATTTATGAAATTATTATAGCACATTTTATAGTAATAATGAAAGAAAATAATTCTTATTTATTTATTAACAAATATAAGATATCTCTAATATAAATGCAAGACAGATCAAAAAACACTCTTTATTTTAAATTGAACATACTAATTCATATACAATTCTTTTACTAATAATTTATACAAAAAGACAAGCAGAATTAATTTTTCTGCTCGCTCTTTTTATTAGTTTTTACAGTAATTCAAGTGCATTTTTACAGATATCTTCTGCTGTCAGTTCATATTCCTTCATCAGATAATCTAATGTTCCCACTTGTCCGTATCTTTCCTTTACTCCTACTCTTCTCATTTTAGCAGGATAATTTTCAGCAAGAACTTCAGCTACTGCTGATCCAAGTCCGTTATGTATGCTGTGATTTTCACATGTTACTATCTTTCCTGTTTTTTCTGCATATTTTATAATAAGATCTTTATCTATAGG from Sebaldella termitidis ATCC 33386 includes the following:
- a CDS encoding leucyl aminopeptidase; translation: MNISVINNFKDNFDTLILPVSKNRKINSHNKELDKKINKYIELYSFSYSDDKFLSFDLEADNKLKQIVLVNIDLPDKLQIRDTLFNVFGKISEKSKNILFINSDLFFDEYIITEIFILRYYKFIKYIENSKKHKHHLFILTNKDIDLTETIELANSVNTARDLVNEPSNVLYPETLAESALSLGEKYGFEVEVLNKKDIKKLKMECFLKVGEGSDKEPKLIILRYHGNKKDKNKIGLIGKGVTFDSGGLSLKPSDSMIEMKSDMAGAAAVISAVCTASKMKIKKNIIGVIPACENMINGSSYKLGDIIKSMNGKTVEIHNTDAEGRLTIIDAVTYAIRHEKVTHILDIATLTGACMVALGTDITGVVTNDGNMLKVLKKASEISGELIWELPNHSTYKESLKSPNADLKNVGTRWGGAIIAGQFIEEFVEKLPWLHLDIAGPAFIESKSKFGSAGGTGAGTRLLYEFIKNF